From Hydra vulgaris chromosome 07, alternate assembly HydraT2T_AEP, a single genomic window includes:
- the LOC100205318 gene encoding transitional endoplasmic reticulum ATPase, which translates to MASTDEIATAILKSKAKPNRLMVEEAVTDDNSVVTMSAEKMEELQLFRGDTVLLKGKRKKETVCIVLSNEEAASNDKVGMNRVVRQNLRVRLGDIVSVQACPDVKYGKRIHVLPLDDTVEGLTGSLFEVFLKPYFMEAYRPVCKGDLFQVRGGMRSVDFKVVETDPSPYCIVAPDTVIHCEGEPIKREDEEESLNEVGYDDIGGCRKQMALIKEMVELPLRHPQLFKALGIKPPRGILLYGPPGTGKTLMARAVANETGAFFFLINGPEIMSKLAGESESNLRKAFEEAEKNSPSIIFIDEIDSIAPKREKTHGEVERRIVSQLLTLMDGLKQRSHVIIMAATNRPNSIDPALRRFGRFDREVDIGIPDASGRLEILRIHTKNMKLDDEVDLEQIAAETHGYVGSDVASLCSEAALQQIREKMDLIDLEEETIDAAVLDSLAVSMDNFRFAMGATNPSALRETVVEVPTVTWGDIGGLENVKRELQELVQYPVEHPEKFLKFGMTPSKGVLFYGPPGCGKTLLAKAIANECQANFISIKGPELLTMWFGESEANVRDVFDKARMAAPCVLFFDELDSIAKSRGGSSGDGGGAADRVINQILTEMDGMGAKKNVFIIGATNRPDIIDSAILRPGRLDQLIYIPLPDELSRVAILKAALRKTPIAKDVDLVYLAKVTVGFSGADLTEIAQRACKLAIRESIEKDIQREKQRADNPDINMDDDEDPVPEIRRDHFEESMKFARRSVSDNEIRKYEMFAQTLHQSRGLGTNFRFPGSQQGATPTSGGSTEPNRYAQDEEDDLYN; encoded by the exons ATGGCAAGCAC tgatGAAATTGCAACTGCCATTCTAAAATCTAAAGCAAAACCTAACAGGTTAATGGTAGAGGAAGCAGTCACTGATGATAATTCAGTTGTAACAATGTCAGCA gAAAAAATGGAAGAACTTCAGTTGTTTCGTGGTGATACAGTCCTTCTTAAAGgcaaaagaaagaaagaaacgGTATGTATTGTCTTATCTAATGAAGAAGCCGCAAGTAATGATAAAGTTGGAATGAATCGAGTTGTGCGACAAAACCTTAGAGTAAGACTTGGAGATATTGTAag tgtaCAAGCTTGTCCTGATGTTAAATATGGAAAAAGAATTCATGTCCTGCCTTTAGATGATACAGTAGAAGGTTTAACTGG gagTCTGTTCgaagtatttttaaaaccatatttcatgGAGGCTTATAGGCCTGTGTGTAAAGGAGATTTATTTCAAGTTCGTGGTGGAATGCGATCTGTTGATTTCAAAGTTGTTGAAACAGATCCTTCGCCATATTGTATTGTTGCACCTGATACAGTTATTCATTGTGAAGGGGAGCCAATTAAACGAGAAGATGAGGAAGAATCGCTAAATGAAGTTGGTTATGATGACATAGGTGGCTGTAGAAAACAAATGGCACTAATTAAAGAAATGGTAGAGCTTCCTTTACGCCACCCACAGTTGTTTAAAGCATTAGGTATCAAACCTCCTAGGGGAATCTTGTTATATGGACCTCCTGGCACAGGAAAGACTCTCATGGCTAG GGCTGTTGCTAATGAAACAGGAgcattcttttttcttattaatg gaCCTGAGATCATGAGTAAACTTGCCGGTGAATCAGAAAGTAATCTAAGGAAAG CATTTGAAGAGGCAGAAAAAAACTCACcatctattatatttattgatgaaattgatTCAATTGCACCCAAACGTGAGAAAACGCATGGAGAAGTTGAACGTAGAATTGTTTCACAGCTTTTAACACTAATGGACGGTTTAAAACAAAGGTCTCATGTTATCATAATGGCAGCAACAAATCGTCCAAATAGTATTGATCCAGCTCTTAGACGATTTG gtCGATTTGATCGAGAGGTTGATATTGGTATTCCTGATGCAAGTGGCAGACTAGAAATTCTTCGTATTCAtactaaaaatatgaaattagatGATGAAGTTGATTTAGAACAAATCGCTGCAGAGACTCATGGCTATGTAGGATCTGATGTTGCATCACTATGTTCGGAAGCTGCGCTCCAACAAATTCGTGAAAAAATGGATCTTATTGATCTTGAAGAGGAAACCATTGATGCTGCTGTTCTTGATTCACTTGCAGTTTCAATGGATAACTTCAGG tttgcaatgGGAGCAACTAACCCCTCAGCTTTAAGAGAAACTGTTGTTGAAGTACCTACTGTAACATGGGGTGATATAGGAGGACTTGAAAATGTAAAGCGAGAATTACAAGAACTAGTTCAATATCCAGTAGAGCATccagaaaagtttttaaagtttggcATGACACCTtcgaag ggtGTATTGTTTTATGGCCCTCCGGGTTGTGGTAAAACTTTGCTGGCAAAAGCTATTGCTAACGAGTGTCAAGCTaactttatatcaataaaaGGTCCTGAATTGTTGACTATGTGGTTTGGTGAATCTGAAGCCAACGTTAGAGATGTTTTTGATAAg GCTAGAATGGCAGCTCCCTGTGTACTTTTTTTTGACGAGTTGGATTCGATTGCAAAATCTCGTGGTGGTAGTAGCGGTGATGGAGGTGGTGCTGCTGATCGAGTTATAAATCAAATTCTTACAGAAATGGATGGTATGGgggcaaaaaaaaatgtttttataattggaGCCACAAACAG aCCAGATATCATTGACTCGGCTATACTTCGACCTGGTCGACTTGATCAACTTATCTATATTCCTCTTCCTGATGAGCTT TCTCgtgttgcaattttaaaagCTGCTCTGCGAAAAACGCCTATCGCTAAGGACGTAGACCTTGTATATTTAGCAAAAGTTACAGTTGGCTTCAGCGGTGCTGATCTCACAGAAATTGCTCAGCGA gcCTGTAAATTAGCCATTCGTGAATCAATCGAAAAAGATATTCAAAGGGAAAAACAGCGTGCTGATAACCCAGATATAAACATG GATGACGATGAAGATCCTGTTCCCGAAATTCGCCGTGATCACTTTGAAGAATCGATGAAATTTGCCAGACGATCTGTTAGTGATAACGAGAtaagaaaatatgaaatgtTCGCACAAACTCTTCATCAAAGTAGAGGTTTAGGAACAAACTTTAG ATTTCCGGGCAGTCAACAAGGTGCCACACCTACCTCTGGTGGCTCTACCGAACCAAATCGTTACGCTCAAGACGAAGAAGACGACTTATATAACTAG
- the LOC124806290 gene encoding uncharacterized protein LOC124806290 isoform X2, with amino-acid sequence MFDPNSAEAAYKKVLTLYAAQHVLKQMSLCGDINLLQRENEYFMVNTTEGLHTVTSNFCSCMFRNSMHLPCRHIFAARQFLRINLFNIDLCAERWTLKYYRQHQRAFNSPVMADESRSVEFHVAPKRKLLSQHEKFNLALQETSFLATLVSESTGQTFEQRLSLLQAIKKGWTDGKVMLVNELIDEDICSSQPESTLPSALTIITDSPINSLGCVSGVNGVNTSVAPLIVSEENILSTKKNVSQLATEYAIDNDSILFKQAIISEKTLSQQEELTSVKNYAESNLNRIRMPKHVSRCGRPKGSTLTTIGLPRKRQPNLHERRVPFLKLHPSKRHAMMLGWFF; translated from the exons ATGTTCGATCCCAACTCAGCTGAGGCAGCATATAAGAAAGTTCTAACATTGTATGCAGCTCAACATGTTTTAAAGCAAATGAGCTTGTGTGGAGACATTAATTTGTTACAAAGAGAAAATGAATACTTTATGGTAAACACCACTGAAGGTCTGCATACAGTGACTTCGAATTTTTGTTCATGTATGTTTAGAAATTCAATGCACTTACCTTGTAGACATATTTTTGCTGCTCGCCAGTTCCTtagaataaatttattcaatattgaCTTGTGTGCTGAACGGTGGACATTAAAGTACTATCGTCAGCATCAACGAGCTTTTAATAGTCCTGTAATGGCTGATGAGTCGAGATCTGTAGAGTTTCATGTAGCTCCAAAAAGAAAACTACTTTCTCAGCATGAGAAATTTAATCTTGCTCTACAGGAAACTTCATTTCTTGCTACCCTTGTTTCTGAATCCACTGGACAAACTTTTGAACAACGTCTCAGTCTTTTACaagctataaaaaaaggttGGACTGATGGTAAGGTCATGTTAGTTAATGAACTTATTGATGAGGATATTTGTTCATCACAACCAGAAAGTACATTACCTAGTGCATTAACTATAATTACAGATTCTCCAATAAATTCATTGGGATGTGTATCTGGAGTTAATGGTGTAAACACTTCAGTAGCACCGTTAATAGTCagtgaagaaaatattttaagcactaaaaaaaatgtttcacaattAGCTACAGAGTATGCAATTGATAACGACAGCATTTTATTCAAGCAAGctattatttctgaaaaaacgCTATCTCAACAAGAAGAGTTAACATCTGTGAAGAACTATGCAG AGTCTAACCTGAACAGGATTCGCATGCCGAAACATGTTTCTCGATGTGGACGACCTAAAGGTTCTACTCTGACCACTATTGGTTTGCCAAGAAAGCGACAACCTAATTTACATGAAAGAAGAGTACCTTTTTTGAAATTACATCCATCAAAAAGACATGCTA TGATGCTGGGTTGGTTTTTTTAA